The following are encoded in a window of bacterium genomic DNA:
- a CDS encoding PAS domain-containing protein: MDRLELLRDLLDRAQDRLEGMQTDWQRFDAILEALPAAIFVAAPEPPFAVRYISPSVFPLTGWTPAQYVGDPRFWWDRVHPDDGGALGALSARLEAGGTVDLVYRLAHATQGWRWVQGIMRLLRAPDGRAQEFVGVAYYLGREPHVVPGSDGEAAPHAAQLAMIAHEIRNPLHAMAGALDALTGVELPEAARPWVAVLARGLDAALGVASDTLDTAMLDAGRLRIETRRLDVAALLRDVALLCGQAADRAGLTLRTTCDPAACVGLLGDPNRLRQVLVNLVQNALRFTVQGGVTVHAALACEPPSAPTVLELAVVDTGPGFGEAQRARLFEPFAAPPGVPAHGVRGTGLGLAITRRLVAAMGGTIAVDSVPGAGSRVVVRVPALREGLQRA, translated from the coding sequence ATGGATCGGCTCGAGCTGCTGCGTGACCTCCTCGATCGGGCGCAGGACCGGCTCGAGGGCATGCAGACGGACTGGCAGCGGTTTGACGCCATCCTCGAGGCATTGCCGGCCGCGATCTTCGTCGCCGCCCCGGAGCCGCCGTTCGCGGTGCGATACATCAGCCCGAGCGTCTTCCCGCTCACCGGCTGGACGCCCGCCCAGTACGTCGGCGATCCGCGCTTCTGGTGGGATCGCGTGCATCCCGACGACGGCGGGGCGCTCGGGGCCCTGTCGGCGCGTCTCGAGGCCGGCGGCACGGTCGACCTCGTCTACCGGCTCGCCCACGCGACCCAGGGCTGGCGCTGGGTGCAGGGGATCATGCGCCTGCTGCGCGCGCCCGACGGGCGCGCGCAGGAGTTCGTCGGCGTCGCGTACTACCTCGGCCGCGAGCCGCACGTCGTGCCCGGCAGCGACGGTGAGGCGGCGCCGCACGCCGCGCAGCTCGCGATGATCGCGCACGAGATCCGCAATCCGCTGCACGCGATGGCGGGCGCGCTCGACGCGCTCACGGGCGTCGAGCTGCCGGAGGCGGCGCGCCCCTGGGTGGCGGTGCTCGCGCGCGGGCTCGATGCCGCGCTCGGGGTCGCGAGTGACACGCTCGATACGGCGATGCTCGACGCGGGCCGGCTGCGCATCGAGACGCGGCGGCTCGACGTCGCCGCCCTCCTGCGCGACGTCGCGCTCCTCTGCGGTCAGGCGGCGGACCGTGCGGGCCTCACCCTGCGCACCACGTGCGATCCGGCCGCGTGCGTCGGTCTGCTGGGTGATCCGAATCGCCTGCGCCAGGTGCTGGTGAACCTGGTCCAGAACGCGCTGCGCTTCACCGTGCAGGGCGGCGTGACGGTCCATGCCGCGCTCGCGTGCGAGCCGCCGTCGGCCCCGACGGTGCTGGAGCTCGCGGTGGTCGACACGGGTCCCGGCTTCGGCGAAGCGCAGCGGGCGCGACTGTTCGAGCCGTTCGCCGCGCCGCCCGGGGTGCCGGCGCACGGCGTGCGCGGTACGGGGCTCGGACTCGCGATCACGCGGCGCCTCGTCGCCGCCATGGGCGGCACGATCGCCGTCGACAGCGTGCCGGGGGCGGGGAGCCGCGTGGTGGTGCGCGTGCCGGCCCTGCGCGAGGGGCTTCAGCGCGCGTAG
- a CDS encoding LLM class F420-dependent oxidoreductase, whose protein sequence is MRLGLVTPIVTRHPTRDAAWTADAGPEDLRAIAVAADHLGYHHLTCSEHVAVPRSAVATRGACYWDPLATFGFLAAVTTRVRFVTHVLVLGYHHPLAIAKRYGTLDRLCGGRLVLGVGVGTLAEEFALLGAPFDDRGPRFVDGLRALRAAFGRREPAYVGPHHRFGEVVVEPCGVQSEVPIWVGGRSARSLRRAVELADGWDPFGLGLDALATLLARARDTAAWQRRVRPLELVLPLEAVLDPVDPAERRQLCDLAERHRALGTTVLNCRFRHRSLAHYLEQLEAVAAELAPS, encoded by the coding sequence ATGCGGCTCGGGCTCGTGACGCCGATCGTGACCCGGCATCCCACGCGCGACGCCGCGTGGACCGCCGACGCCGGGCCGGAGGACCTGCGCGCGATCGCCGTCGCCGCCGACCACCTCGGCTACCACCACCTGACGTGCAGCGAGCACGTCGCGGTGCCGCGGAGCGCCGTCGCCACGCGCGGCGCGTGCTACTGGGACCCGCTGGCGACGTTCGGGTTCCTCGCCGCGGTGACGACACGCGTCCGCTTCGTCACCCACGTGCTGGTGCTCGGCTACCACCACCCGCTCGCGATCGCGAAGCGCTACGGCACGCTCGACCGGCTGTGCGGCGGGCGGCTCGTGCTCGGGGTCGGCGTCGGCACGCTGGCGGAGGAGTTCGCGCTCCTCGGTGCGCCGTTCGACGACCGCGGTCCGCGCTTCGTCGATGGGCTGCGGGCGCTGCGGGCGGCGTTCGGACGCCGCGAGCCGGCATACGTCGGGCCTCATCATCGCTTCGGCGAGGTGGTGGTCGAGCCGTGCGGCGTGCAGTCCGAGGTGCCCATCTGGGTGGGCGGACGCAGTGCGCGTTCGCTGCGGCGTGCGGTCGAGCTGGCCGACGGCTGGGACCCGTTCGGGCTCGGGCTCGACGCCCTGGCGACGCTCCTCGCCCGTGCCCGCGACACCGCGGCGTGGCAGCGGCGGGTGCGCCCGCTCGAGCTGGTGCTGCCGCTGGAAGCGGTGCTGGATCCCGTCGATCCCGCCGAGCGCCGCCAGCTGTGCGACCTCGCGGAGCGCCACCGCGCGCTCGGGACGACGGTGCTGAACTGCCGCTTCCGTCACCGCAGCCTCGCCCATTACCTGGAGCAGCTCGAGGCGGTGGCCGCCGAGCTTGCGCCGTCCTGA
- a CDS encoding acyl-CoA dehydrogenase family protein, whose amino-acid sequence MDFAWSAADDAFRATLRTWLAANAPARAERVPHDDASMAEEVLFLRDWQRRLHAAGYVGLLWPRAYGGQDAPPARQAILNEELAAVRAPQLLNRVGINNAGPTLIAYGTEAQKARWLPPILSADEVWCQLFSEPGAGSDLAALRTRAEREGDGWRLTGQKVWTSWAQYSRWGILLARTDASAAKHRGIGYFVLDMTAPGITIRPLRQITGSTEFSEVFLDGVLVPHAHLVGAPAQGWEIAMTTLAHERGTGFAFKEQVLQRIALDDLRTLARARGRAGDPDVRQDIAARWIDVEVMRLLNCRTLTRLERHEEPGPESSLVKLFWATLTQRVHELALRLEGPHAQLAGGVHALDDGRWQQAFLWSRVGAIAGGSSEVQANIIAQRILGLPR is encoded by the coding sequence GTGGATTTCGCCTGGTCGGCCGCGGACGACGCCTTCCGCGCGACGTTGCGCACCTGGCTCGCGGCCAACGCGCCGGCGCGCGCCGAGCGAGTGCCACACGACGACGCGTCCATGGCCGAGGAGGTCCTGTTCCTGCGCGATTGGCAGCGCCGGCTGCACGCCGCCGGCTACGTCGGCCTGCTGTGGCCGCGCGCGTACGGCGGCCAGGACGCCCCGCCGGCACGCCAGGCGATCCTCAACGAGGAGCTCGCCGCCGTCCGCGCTCCGCAGCTCCTGAACCGCGTCGGCATCAACAACGCCGGGCCGACGCTCATCGCCTACGGCACCGAGGCGCAGAAGGCGCGCTGGCTGCCGCCGATCCTCTCCGCCGACGAGGTGTGGTGCCAGCTCTTCAGCGAGCCCGGCGCCGGCAGCGACCTCGCCGCGCTGCGCACGCGCGCCGAGCGCGAGGGCGACGGCTGGCGCCTCACCGGCCAGAAGGTGTGGACGAGCTGGGCGCAATACTCGCGCTGGGGCATCCTCCTCGCGCGCACGGATGCGAGCGCCGCCAAGCATCGCGGCATCGGCTACTTCGTCCTCGACATGACCGCGCCCGGGATCACCATCCGGCCGCTGCGCCAGATCACCGGCTCGACCGAGTTCAGCGAGGTCTTCCTCGACGGCGTGCTCGTCCCCCACGCACACCTCGTCGGCGCGCCGGCGCAGGGCTGGGAGATCGCGATGACGACGCTCGCCCACGAGCGCGGCACCGGCTTCGCGTTCAAGGAGCAGGTGCTCCAGCGCATCGCGCTCGACGACCTCCGCACCCTCGCCCGCGCCCGCGGCCGCGCCGGCGATCCCGACGTCCGCCAGGACATCGCGGCGCGCTGGATCGACGTCGAGGTCATGCGCCTCCTCAACTGCCGCACGCTCACGCGACTCGAGCGGCACGAAGAGCCGGGGCCGGAGTCGTCGCTGGTGAAGCTCTTCTGGGCAACGCTCACGCAGCGCGTACACGAGCTGGCACTGCGCCTCGAGGGCCCGCACGCGCAGCTCGCGGGCGGCGTCCACGCGCTCGACGACG